A stretch of Lepidochelys kempii isolate rLepKem1 chromosome 14, rLepKem1.hap2, whole genome shotgun sequence DNA encodes these proteins:
- the CHAD gene encoding chondroadherin, translating into MDRSAFFLSLLSLLVCLLPILQACPSSCHCHGGELQHVICDNVGLKKIPKVSEQTRLLNLQRNNFPVLPTNAFREMKGLVSLHLQHSQIKEISSGAFRGLKQLVYLYLSNNDISVIKMGAFDDLSELTYLYMDHNKISDLPKGLLSPLMNLFILQLGSNKIRELRSGAFSGAKDLRWLYLSDNSLSSVQPGALDDVENLAVFHLDKNQLSTYPVAAMSKLRVVEDLKLSHNPMKVIPDYAFQSFGRYMETLSLDNMGLEKFSDKAFAGVTTLKTVHIENNRLNQLHGNFPFSSLENFTLSNNPWHCSCQLAALRKWLESSRSRPDAVCASPSQYRGQQIRDTAALRSCKLPTRRPRKGNRH; encoded by the exons ATGGACCGGTCAGCCTTCTTCCTCAGCCTCCTCAGCTTGCTGGTGTGCCTCCTCCCTATCCTCCAGGCATGCCCCTCGAGCTGCCACTGCCATGGAGGAGAGCTCCAGCACGTCATCTGCGACAACGTCGGGCTGAAGAAGATCCCCAAGGTGTCCGAGCAAACGCGGCTCCTCAATCTGCAGAGGAACAACTTCCCCGTCCTGCCGACCAACGCCTTCAGGGAGATGAAAGGGCTCGTGTCCCTCCACCTCCAGCATTCCCAGATCAAGGAGATCTCCAGCGGTGCCTTCCGGGGGCTGAAGCAGCTTGTCTACCTTTACCTGTCCAATAACGATATCAGCGTCATCAAGATGGGTGCCTTCGACGACCTGTCGGAGCTCACGTACCTGTACATGGACCACAATAAGATCTCGGACCTGCCCaaggggctcctctccccactcATGAACCTCTTCATCCTGCAGCTGGGCAGCAACAAGATCCGAGAGCTGAGATCGGGGGCCTTCAGTGGTGCTAAGGACCTGCGCTGGCTCTACCTCTCTGACAACTCCCTCTCCTCCGTCCAGCCCGGGGCCCTGGATGACGTGGAAAACCTAGCTGTCTTCCATCTGGATAAGAACCAGCTGAGCACTTACCCAGTGGCTGCAATGAGCAAGCTGAGGGTAGTGGAGGACCTGAAGCTTTCTCACAACCCCATGAAGGTCATTCCCGACTATGCCTTCCAGTCCTTCGGGCGCTACATGGAGACCCTCAGTCTGGACAACATGGGCCTGGAAAAG TTTTCAGATAAAGCATTTGCTGGAGTGACCACACTGAAGACTGTTCACATCGAGAACAACAGACTTAACCAGCTACATGGGAACTTCCCGTTCAGCAGCCTGGAGAACTTCACCCTGTCCAATAATCCTTGGCACTGCTCCTGTCAGCTAGCAGCTCTGCGCAA GTGGTTGGAGTCCAGCCGCTCCCGCCCTGATGCGGTTTGTGCCTCACCATCTCAGTACCGAGGGCAGCAGATAAGAGACACTGCCGCACTCCGCAGCTGCAAACTCCCCACCAGGAGGCCCAGGAAAGGAAACCGCCATTAA